A single window of Larimichthys crocea isolate SSNF chromosome XII, L_crocea_2.0, whole genome shotgun sequence DNA harbors:
- the pycr1a gene encoding pyrroline-5-carboxylate reductase 1a: MSVGFIGAGQLAHALVRGFTAAGVIATHKITASSPDTDLPTVQGLRKLGVNFTTSNKETVSKSDVLFLAVKPHIIPFVLDEIGPDIEDRHLIVSCAAGVTISSIEKKLQQYRTAPKVMRCMTNTPVVVREGATVYATGTHAEVEDGKLLEQLMASVGYCTEVEEDLIDAVTGLSGSGPAYAFTAVDALADGGVKMGLPRRLAVRLGAQALLGAARMLLDSEQHPGQLKDNVCSPGGATIHALHVMESGGFRSLLINAVEASCVRTKELQFLADQEKISPAAIKKTTLDKVLQQPGVTAEGVRTRGISMFTTSNPKTKKK, from the exons ATGAGTGTTGGTTTCATAGGAGCAGGCCAGCTGGCCCACGCTCTGGTGAGAGGCTTCACAGCTGCAG GCGTGATTGCCACTCACAAAATCACAGCCAGTTCCCCAGACACAGATCTCCCCACTGTACAGGGACTGCGG AAATTGGGTGTCAATTTCACCACCAGCAACAAAGAAACCGTGAGCAAGAGTGATGTTCTCTTCCTGGCTGTGAAGCCACATATTATTCCTTTTGTGCTGGATGAAATTGGACCAGACATCGAAGATCGTCACCTCATTGTGTCCTGTGCTGCAGGTGTCACTATCAGCTCTATAGAGAAG aagctgcagcagtatCGCACTGCTCCAAAGGTAATGCGTTGCATGACCAACACTCCAGTGGTGGTGCGTGAGGGGGCCACTGTGTATGCCACAGGCACCCATGCGGAAGTAGAGGATGGAAAGCTGCTGGAGCAGCTGATGGCAAGTGTGGGATACTGTACTgaggtggaagaggacctgATTGATGCTGTCACCGGCCTCAGCGGCAGCGGCCCCGCTTAC GCCTTTACAGCTGTAGATGCTCTCGCTGATGGTGGAGTGAAAATGGGCCTACCCAGGAGACTGGCTGTACGACTCGGAGCCCAAGCCCTGCTG ggGGCTGCTCGAATGCTGCTAGACTCAGAGCAACACCCTGGGCAGCTCAAGGACAATGTGTGTTCACCAGGGGGCGCCACGATCCACGCCCTGCATGTCATGGAAAGCGGTGGTTTCCGCAGCCTCCTGATCAACGCCGTAGAGGCCTCCTGTGTTAGGACCAA AGAACTTCAGTTTTTGGCTGACCAAGAGAAAATCTCGCCAGCTGCCATAAAGAAGACAACTCTGGACAAAGTGTTGCAGCAGCCCGGAGTGACTGCAGAAGGAGTCAGAACTCGTGGGATCAGTATGTTCACCACCAGTAACCCGAAGACTAAGAAgaagtga
- the myadml2 gene encoding myeloid-associated differentiation marker-like protein 2 — translation MDSHGGHYLNKEAVLSPLGAARMCQLLLGCTIMALVSHSAGYSATYGHFCMFVWCFCFAITLVVFTLDVTRLHTCMPISWDNFTVAFAMLATLMYITASVVYPVYFLQTECPDEGCEVQMYRIAVTVCSSVCCFPYGVEVFLTRAKPGAVVGYMATVSGLLKVVQAFVACIIFGALANDSEYTLYIATQYCVVVYSLCFSITVVVVVVTVSGRTSALRFPFDRFVVVYTLFAVILYLSTALIWPIFSFDKKYGTTSRPEDCPRGNCAWDSKLVVAVFTNVNLILYFVDLIYSQRIRFVSRSAV, via the coding sequence ATGGATTCTCATGGAGGACACTACCTCAACAAAGAAGCTGTGCTGTCACCTTTAGGTGCAGCTCGAATGTGCCAGCTGCTACTTGGTTGCACCATAATGGCCCTTGTGTCCCACAGTGCAGGCTACAGCGCCACCTATGGACacttctgcatgtttgtgtggtgCTTCTGCTTTGCCATCACACTGGTTGTATTCACCTTGGACGTTACGCGGCTCCACACATGCATGCCCATATCCTGGGACAACTTCACTGTGGCCTTTGCAATGCTGGCCACACTCATGTACATCACTGCCTCTGTGGTCTACCCTGTTTACTTCCTCCAAACAGAGTGCCCTGATGAGGGCTGTGAAGTTCAAATGTACCGCATTGCCGTCACTGTCTGCTCCAGTGTCTGCTGCTTCCCCTACGGCGTTGAGGTGTTTCTGACTCGAGCCAAACCAGGGGCTGTGGTGGGTTACATGGCCACTGTGTCCGGCCTACTCAAGGTGGTCCAGGCCTTTGTGGCCTGCATTATTTTTGGTGCCCTGGCCAATGACAGTGAGTACACACTCTACATTGCCACCCAGTACTGTGTGGTGGTGTACAGTCTGTGCTTTTCCATCACTGTGGTGGTGGTCGTAGTGACAGTGTCTGGGAGGACCTCTGCCTTGCGGTTCCCCTTTGATCGGTTTGTGGTTGTCTACACTTTATTCGCCGTGATCCTCTACCTCAGTACTGCACTGATCTGGCCGATCTTCAGCTTTGACAAGAAATACGGCACCACTTCTCGTCCTGAGGATTGCCCACGTGGAAACTGTGCCTGGGACAGCAAGCTGGTGGTGGCAGTGTTCACCAATGTCAACCTGATCTTGTATTTTGTTGATCTAATTTATTCCCAGAGGATTCGCTTCGTCTCCAGATCtgctgtctaa